From the Musa acuminata AAA Group cultivar baxijiao chromosome BXJ1-2, Cavendish_Baxijiao_AAA, whole genome shotgun sequence genome, one window contains:
- the LOC103976614 gene encoding uncharacterized protein LOC103976614 isoform X1: MRSFGASKALLRTSVMQSLLEWDYQAVGSYLMLNWRRKLTGLLLEFMNDYQKTLLPVVQKPDGKKNWMLSECGKFYMASQGKHRPQPVIEYDIYSGYLLILCESTNARGDVEERLWMAVQML; this comes from the exons ATGCGCTCGTTTGGGGCAAGCAAGGCTCTGCTCAGAACCAGCGTGATGCAATCATTACTAG AGTGGGATTACCAAGCAGTAGGGAGTTATTTGATGCtcaattggagaagaaaacttacaGGATTATTACTCGAGTTTATGAATGATTACCAAAAAACATTGCTACCAGTTGTCCAAAAGCCTGATGGGAAGAAAAATTGGATG CTTAGTGAGTGTGGGAAGTTCTATATGGCAAGCCAAGGCAAGCACCGACCACAGCCAGTAATTGAATATGATATTTATTCAG GCTACCTTTTAATACTCTGTGAGTCTACAAATGCTAGAGGAGATGTTGAAGAGAGGCTTTGGATGGCAGTACAAATGCTATGA
- the LOC103976614 gene encoding uncharacterized protein LOC103976614 isoform X2, with amino-acid sequence MRSFGASKALLRTSVMQSLLEWDYQAVGSYLMLNWRRKLTGLLLEFMNDYQKTLLPVVQKPDGKKNWMLSECGKFYMASQGKHRPQPVIEYDIYSGSNDKDELWYFLASISSWKEATF; translated from the exons ATGCGCTCGTTTGGGGCAAGCAAGGCTCTGCTCAGAACCAGCGTGATGCAATCATTACTAG AGTGGGATTACCAAGCAGTAGGGAGTTATTTGATGCtcaattggagaagaaaacttacaGGATTATTACTCGAGTTTATGAATGATTACCAAAAAACATTGCTACCAGTTGTCCAAAAGCCTGATGGGAAGAAAAATTGGATG CTTAGTGAGTGTGGGAAGTTCTATATGGCAAGCCAAGGCAAGCACCGACCACAGCCAGTAATTGAATATGATATTTATTCAG GATCAAATGACAAGGATGAGCTCTGGTATTTTTTAGCATCAATATCATCGTGGAAGGAG GCTACCTTTTAA